The stretch of DNA GTTGGAAAATGAACGTTTCGAAGCGTTGAACAATCTCCGAATCTTAACGCATAATCCTAATTTAGAGGTTTCTCAAATTCAGTTTCAAGAGATTCAATCGACTCAATCTCAAAAATTACCAATCAATCTTCTAGAAATCGCCCAAAAACAAAACGTGGGGTTGAAACGACAAGAAAACGAAGAAGCCAAAGCACAACAAGTATTGGCTTTAGAAAAAGCACAGAAAACACCAGATTTGAGAGTTCAAATGAATTATGATCGTGGGGGAAATATTATGCGTGATTTTATAGGCGTTGGGATCAGTTTTGATTTACCCGTTTTCAATACCAATAAAGGAAATATCAAAGCGGCGGAAATCGGAATACAGCAACAGCAATTCAATAAACAAACTTTAGAAAATAATCTGACGCAATCCATTCATCAACTTCAAAACCAATTGATTCGAATAGAACAGATGTTAGAAAATTGGCCGAATGCTCAACGAGAAAACCAGAAACAAATGGTGGAGAATTACAAAAAGCATTTGCAAAACAAACAAGTGACTTTATTAGAATTTATTGATTTTACCCAAGCCTATCGCGAAGCCAATCAAGCCTATTTGCAATTGCAACAAACCTATCAAAACACATTCGAAGAATTACAATACATCGTAGGACAAGATTTTTAACCGTATGAATAAATCCATATACATTTTAGCTGCATTGCTAGTTATTTTAAACAGCTGTCAGCAAAAGGAAAAAGAAAAAACAAATGAATCAGACAAAAATGAAAGCTTTTGTTTGAACGATCAATTAAAGAAAACAACAACAATTGCTACTATTTCTGAGCAACCCATCCACGAACAGTTAACACTTTCTGGAAAGGTGGAATACAATGAAAATGATTTGGTGGCTTATAAAAGTTTGTTGCAAGGCGTGGTTAATAAAGTCCAATTTGAATTGGGTGATTATGTGCGCCAAGGACAGGTTTTAGCAATGGTAAAATCGACAGAAGTTCAAGAAATGGCGCAACAACGTCGCTATTATCAAAACCAAATCGATTTGTTGCGTAAGCAAATTCAATCTAAAAAAGAATTGGTAAAAGACGGAATGGCGGCTCAGCCCGAAGTTTTGGCTTTGGAACACGAACTCCGTGCTGCTCAAATTGAGTTGGATAAAGTAAATGCTACTTTAAAAATGTATCGTGCCATTGGTGATGGTCAGTTCCAAATTCTTTCGCCTAAAAACGGCTACATCGTACAGAAAAATATAAGTGCAGGGCAATCTATTGCCAATGATGCGGATGAAGCTTTGTTTTCGATTTCTAATCTAAAACAAGTTTGGGTCATGGTGAATATTTACGCCAGCAACTTGAAATATGTCAAACAAGGCGACCGTGTGAAAGTGAAAACCGTGGCTTTCCCGGATCGTATTTATAACGGTAAAATCGATAAAATCTACAATGTTTTTGATGATAATGAACACGTGATTAAAGCACGCGTGGTGTTAGAAAATCAAGATTTAAACTTGATGCCAGGTTTAAGTGCCGACATCATCATTGACAAAGAAAATGTAATAGGAACCGCTTTCGCCATTCCAAATGCAGCCAAAGTGTTTGAAAACAACAAGGAATATGTAATCGTGTACAAAGACGATTGTACGATGGAAGTGCGTAAAATTACGCCCATCGCTTCGAATGCAGAATTCACTTATGTGGAAGAAAAATTTGCAAAGAACGAAAAGATCATCAGTTCCAACGCTTTGCTTTTAGTGGAAGAATTAAACAAATAAGCCGATGCAGAAATTAGTACAAGCCGTCGTAACCTTCTCGTTACGCAATACAACATTTGTTTTATTTGCCAGCTTGGCATTGTTATTTGGCGGGATTTATGCGTTAAAACATACACCAATTGAAGCCTTTCCTGACGTAACCAATACAAGAGCACGTATTATTACGCAATGGCCGGGACGAAGTGCCGAAGAAATGGAAAAATTGGTGACACTACCCATTTCGAAAGTGATGAACAGCATTCCGCATAAATCCAATATTCGTTCGATTTCCTTATTCGGGTTGTCGGTGGTAACCGTTCAATTTGAAGATGGAGTCGATGATTTTTATGCGCAACAATATGTATCCAATAAATTAAGTGGCGTCGATTTACCGCAAGGTGCCGATGCATCTATAGAACCGCCATCCGGAGCGACAGGAGAAATTTTTCGTTATGTAATCAAATCTGATTTACCGATTAAAGAAGTCACAGCTATACAAGATTGGGTCATTGAGCGTGAATTGCTTTCGGTACCTGGAGTGGCCGATGTGGTGAGCTTTGGTGGAGAGGAAAAAACCTATGAAATTAAAATCAATCCTACGGAACTAAAGAATTATGATTTATCGCCTTTGGATGTGTATGAAGCCGTATCAAAATCGAATATTAACGTAGGTGGAGATGTGATTCAGCAAGGGGATCAAGCCTACGTGGTACGTGGAGTTGGTTTGTTGGATAAAATCCAAGACATCGGGAATATTACGGTGAAATTAAATGGTTCAACCCCAATTTTAATTAAGAATGTGGCGGAAGTTGTCGTTTCAAGCAAGCCACGTTTGGGGCAAGTGGGTTACAACGAGCACGATGATTTGGTAGAAGGAATTGTGATTATGCTTCGTGGTGAAAATCCATCGGAAGTCATTGGCAATTTGAAACAAAAAATAGAAGAACTAAACGAGCGTACGTTACCAGATAATGTAAAAATAGAAACGGTAGTCGATCGTACCCAACTGGTTGATAATACCGTAAAAACAGTTGCTAAAAATATTGTTGAAGGTATTTTATTAGTCTCATTAATTGTATTCATATTCTTGTACAATTGGAAATCGACTTTTATCGTCGCTTCCGTGATTCCATTAGCGTTCTTGTTTGCTATTATTATGCTTAAAATCCAAGGATTGCCTGCGAATTTAATTTCGATGGGAGCTTTAGATTTTGGTTTATTGCTCGAAGGAACATTGGTGATTGTAGAAACGGTATTTGTGGCTTTAGCGACGATGCAGCATAAAGTTGGCCCAGAACGCTTTGCGAAAATGAGTAAAATGGGCGTGATTAAGAAAAGCGCCGGAAGTGTGGCTTCATACATTTTCTTTGCCTTAATCATTTTAATTGTAGCCCTGTTACCCATTTTCTCTTTCCAAAAAGTAGAAGGGAAAATGTTTACACCTCTAGCATTTACGTTAGGATACGCTCTATTAGGTTCCTTAATTTTGAGTTTAACCTACGTTCCTGCGATGTGTAAGTTGTTGTTCACCAAAAACATTGAAGAAAAGGAAAACTTCATTTCAAGATTTTGCTCGAATGTAATCTTTAAATTATTTACGATTTCGTTCAAAGCTAAAACCGTTACAATAGCGGTATTTATTGGTTTGCTTTCGATTTGTGTCGTGAAATTTATGAACTATGGATCTGAATTTTTACCACAATTGAACGAAGGGTCGATCTACGTACGTGCAACTTTACCGAATAGCATCAATTTGCAAGAATCAACACGTCTAACGAAAGAAATGAAAACCTTGTTGATGAAAGATGCCGATGAGATTGATTTTATCTTAACGCAAACGGGCAGACCAAACGATGGAACCGATCCAACAGGCTTCTTTAACATCGAATTCAATATTCAATTAAAAGATGCATCAGAATGGACAAGAGGTTTATCCAAAGATGAAATCATACAAGAAATGCGTCAGAAATTAGCGAATTACCCAGGAATTACTTTTGGTTTCTCTCAACCCATTCAAGATAATGTGGAAGAATATGTGGCGGGTGTAAAAAGTTCGTTGGTGATTAAAATTTTCGGGGATGATTTGTATGATTTAGAACGCTATGCGAACAAAGTAGCAAAGTCAATTGAAAAAGTACAAGGTATTACCGACATCAATGTATATAAAAACATTGGTTTACCCGAATTGAAAATTCAATTACACGATACTAAAATGGCACGTTACGGCATCAATACAGCTGATGTGCAAGCAGTAATTGAAATGACAATTGGTGGACAAGCTGCAACGAAATTCTATGAAAACGACCGTCAGTTTGATGTCATTCTTCGTTTCGAAAAGGATTACCGTGATTCGCCTGAAAAGATTGGAAATATCTTGATTCCAACCAGCAACGGACAAAATGTACCTTTACAAGAAATTGCTACTATTGGCTACAAAACCGGACCTGCTTTTATTTATCGAGAAGGCAATAGCCGTTACATTGGAGTAGGATTTAGTATTGACGGGCGTGATTTAGGTTCTACCATTGCCGAAGCCAAAGAAGTTGTGGCTAAAGAAGTGCAACTGCCAAAAGAAAATTATATGGAATGGGCTGGGGAATTTGAAAGTAAAGAACGTGCCTCAAAACAATTGATGACGGTAATTCCAATTTCATTGATCTTGATTTTATTGCTTTTATATAGCAATTTTGGAAATATGAAAGATACGGCTTTAGCAGCAATTACGATTCCGTTTGCCTTTATCGGTGGATTTTTATCGTTATGGATAACGAATACGATCTTCGGAATTTCTGCCGGAATTGGATTAATCATCTTATTTGGAGTAAACACAATCAACGGAATTATCTTAATTGCAGTGATGAAAGAAAACTTGAAAGATTATCCTTTGGTACAAGCGATTACTTTAGGCGTAAAAAGCCGTATTCGTTCCATCTTAATGATTGCTTTAATGGGTTCACTGGGATTATTACCCGCAGCCTTATCGACAGGAATGGGTTCTGAAATCCAAAAACCTTTAGCCATTATGATTGTAGGAGGGTTAATGATTTGCTTGGTTTTATCCTTTACCGTTTTGCCTGCAGTGTTCTATATGGCGTATAGGAAGCAAAAACAATAATTTTAAATAATATTAATGAATAAACCTGTTATTCAAATTTAGAGTAATGGGTTTTATTTATTTGTAAGTCATATTTTTATGGATTTAAATTTGATGAGGTAAAGTATGAAGAATAAATTAATTTATAATCCGACATATGACCATTTATCCGATGAAGAAATAAAAATATTGGCTGGACTTGGTGATGCTATCCAATTATATGTTCGAAAAACTCCTCAAGTAAACAACATCAATTACAAAACAAGAGATGTACATGCAACAACATATGGTGCTCTAAAAGGTAAAATATTATTTGATAATGAAATTATAGATAAAGGTTTATTCCCTCAAGAGGAATTAGATGTTTTGTTACGTATTTCTAATTCACATCTCAAATTGGTCAATGGATTTCATTTACCAGCCTTTGGCTTCGCCTTAAAAATTTTAAAAGGTAGAAACTTGGTAAATTATCCTTTGGTTAATTTTCCATTATTTAAAGCATTTTTTAAAAGTATTTATCCATATTAATGGGCTATATTCACAAAAAAAGCTTAAAAAAGCTAAATCATTTGTTGGGGTTAAATTATCATTTAATCGCATCACTTCCAGCAATGATGTATAAAGATCTTTTCAAACATGGATTTATATTGTTCAAGAATCGGAACAAATTTATCATGCATTTTGGTTATTACTCCATTGAAGTTTATCGTTGGGGCAATCATTTGATTAAAATAAAATTAAAACCAATTTCAGAAGTTGGTGAATATTCTTCAATTGAAGAATTTATGAAAGTAAATAAAGCCTATCATGCAGACTTATATATTCAATTTGCATTTAATGAAAAAAAACAGCCTATAAATCGACTGAATAAGGAATGGAGAAATTCACCTTTTATAAAAGTTGGAAAAATTATTTGTGATGAGTTATTAGATCCTTTAAGTGCTGACGTAGAAGCATTGTCATTTAATCCTTTTGAAAGTAAAGAAAATTTGAGACCAGTAGGAAGAATTCAAAAATTACGGGATTATGCTTATCAATCATCCTTAAAAGCGCGTCAATCGTAATGTAAATAATTGATGTAAAGGAATGTGTTTTTTTTATTGAATAACACTTATATATCAATAATATTCGTTCTATTTTTTTTGAAATTTGATAATAGGCATGATGAAATTTTGTTAATTACCATAATTTTAGTTTTAACAATTAAAAATTTTGCAAATTGTATCCGGTTACGATTACAATCAGAATACAAATATGCCAAATTTTTTTACTGGAGTAGGTCATTACATTCCTACCCAAACCATTTCCAATTTATTCTTTAACGAACACACTTTTTTAAACGAACAAGGAGAAACTTTAACACAAGACAATGCGACGATTGCCGCAAAACTAAAGCAAATTACAGGCGTTGAGGAACGTCGTTATGCTAGGGAAGATCAAGTAACTTCTGATTTAGGGTATATGGCAGCAGCAGCAGTAGCAATATCTGATGCGGGCATTGATCCTGAAACTTTAGACTATATAATTTTTGCTCACAATTTTGGTGATGTGAAATTCAATACCATTCAATCGGATACTGTACCAAGTTTAGCTTCACGGGTAAAGCATTTGCTTCAAATTAAAAATCCATATTGTGTGGCTTATGATATTTTATTTGGATGTCCAGGTTGGGTTGAAGCTGTTATCCAAGCGAATACTTTTATTAATGCTGGAGTAGCCAAAAGATGTTTGGTGATTGGAGCAGAAACACTTTCTCGCGTTGTTGATCCACACGATCGTGATACGATGATTTATGCAGATGGAGCAGGAGCTGTAGTGATTGAAAAATCAAATGATGAAAAAGGAATAAAAGCACACTTATCTGCATCATTTGCAAATGAAGAAAAAGATTATTTATTTTTTGGAAAATCATATAACAATTCCAATTGTCCAAATACAAAATACATTAAAATGTCTGGACGCAAAATTTATGAGTTTGCATTAACTCAAGTGCCTCAAGCCATGAAAAAATGTTTGGATGATAGTCCGTATGAAATTCAAGACATCAGTAAAATCATAATCCATCAAGCTAATGAAAAGATAGATGAGGCAATAGTTAATCGTTTTTATCGTCAATTTAAAATGCCAGTTCCGGAAAATATTATGCCTATGGTGATTCAAAAATTAGGAAACAGCAGTGTTGCGACAGTGCCTATTTTACTAAAAATGATATTGAACGGAGAGGTAGAGAATCATAAAATTAATGAAGGAGATGTCGTTATATTTGCATCAGTGGGTGCCGGTATGAACATCAATACTTTTATCTATCAATTTTAGAAATTAAAATAATTGAAATAAAAAAAAGCTCAGAAATCTCTGAGCTTTTTGTGTTTTATATTTTATCTTTATTTGGATTTCCTGCCATTTTAAGCACGATAAATCCAATAATTCCTGCAAGTAGTGAAGTTAAAAGAACTGCAAGTTTAGCTTCTTCCACATGAAGAGGATCACTGAACGATAGAATGGAAATAAAAATCGACATCGTAAATCCAATTCCTGCTAATAAACCGACACCTACCATATGCATTAAATTACTATTTAATGGTAATTGACCAATACCTAGTTTGGAACATATAAAAGACGTGGTAACAATTCCTATTGGCTTTCCTATTAGTAAACCTAATCCAATTCCTAATCCCAAAGGAGAAGTTAATCCTTCGATCATTTCTGATTGTATAGTAATATTTGTATTAGCGAATGCAAAAATGGGAATAATTAAAAAATTGACAGGTTTTACAAGCGCATGCTCTAGTTTTTCTAAAGGAGATTCGACATCTGTCTCATTGGTAGGTAATGTTAATGCCACTAATACACCAGCAATGGTAGCATGTATACCTGAATGATGAACAAAATACCATATAAATACACCTGGAATAAGGTATAAATAAGGATTTTGAACTTTCATTCGATTCATGACAATTAAAACTATCATCCCTATACCTGCATATGCTAATGCGTCAAAATGTATCCCTGAAGAGTAAAAGATGGCAATAACTAAAATCGCAATTAAATCATCAACGATGGCTAAAGCAGCTAAAAAGATTTT from Faecalibacter sp. LW9 encodes:
- a CDS encoding CusA/CzcA family heavy metal efflux RND transporter; this encodes MQKLVQAVVTFSLRNTTFVLFASLALLFGGIYALKHTPIEAFPDVTNTRARIITQWPGRSAEEMEKLVTLPISKVMNSIPHKSNIRSISLFGLSVVTVQFEDGVDDFYAQQYVSNKLSGVDLPQGADASIEPPSGATGEIFRYVIKSDLPIKEVTAIQDWVIERELLSVPGVADVVSFGGEEKTYEIKINPTELKNYDLSPLDVYEAVSKSNINVGGDVIQQGDQAYVVRGVGLLDKIQDIGNITVKLNGSTPILIKNVAEVVVSSKPRLGQVGYNEHDDLVEGIVIMLRGENPSEVIGNLKQKIEELNERTLPDNVKIETVVDRTQLVDNTVKTVAKNIVEGILLVSLIVFIFLYNWKSTFIVASVIPLAFLFAIIMLKIQGLPANLISMGALDFGLLLEGTLVIVETVFVALATMQHKVGPERFAKMSKMGVIKKSAGSVASYIFFALIILIVALLPIFSFQKVEGKMFTPLAFTLGYALLGSLILSLTYVPAMCKLLFTKNIEEKENFISRFCSNVIFKLFTISFKAKTVTIAVFIGLLSICVVKFMNYGSEFLPQLNEGSIYVRATLPNSINLQESTRLTKEMKTLLMKDADEIDFILTQTGRPNDGTDPTGFFNIEFNIQLKDASEWTRGLSKDEIIQEMRQKLANYPGITFGFSQPIQDNVEEYVAGVKSSLVIKIFGDDLYDLERYANKVAKSIEKVQGITDINVYKNIGLPELKIQLHDTKMARYGINTADVQAVIEMTIGGQAATKFYENDRQFDVILRFEKDYRDSPEKIGNILIPTSNGQNVPLQEIATIGYKTGPAFIYREGNSRYIGVGFSIDGRDLGSTIAEAKEVVAKEVQLPKENYMEWAGEFESKERASKQLMTVIPISLILILLLLYSNFGNMKDTALAAITIPFAFIGGFLSLWITNTIFGISAGIGLIILFGVNTINGIILIAVMKENLKDYPLVQAITLGVKSRIRSILMIALMGSLGLLPAALSTGMGSEIQKPLAIMIVGGLMICLVLSFTVLPAVFYMAYRKQKQ
- a CDS encoding efflux RND transporter periplasmic adaptor subunit, with product MNKSIYILAALLVILNSCQQKEKEKTNESDKNESFCLNDQLKKTTTIATISEQPIHEQLTLSGKVEYNENDLVAYKSLLQGVVNKVQFELGDYVRQGQVLAMVKSTEVQEMAQQRRYYQNQIDLLRKQIQSKKELVKDGMAAQPEVLALEHELRAAQIELDKVNATLKMYRAIGDGQFQILSPKNGYIVQKNISAGQSIANDADEALFSISNLKQVWVMVNIYASNLKYVKQGDRVKVKTVAFPDRIYNGKIDKIYNVFDDNEHVIKARVVLENQDLNLMPGLSADIIIDKENVIGTAFAIPNAAKVFENNKEYVIVYKDDCTMEVRKITPIASNAEFTYVEEKFAKNEKIISSNALLLVEELNK
- a CDS encoding ketoacyl-ACP synthase III; translation: MPNFFTGVGHYIPTQTISNLFFNEHTFLNEQGETLTQDNATIAAKLKQITGVEERRYAREDQVTSDLGYMAAAAVAISDAGIDPETLDYIIFAHNFGDVKFNTIQSDTVPSLASRVKHLLQIKNPYCVAYDILFGCPGWVEAVIQANTFINAGVAKRCLVIGAETLSRVVDPHDRDTMIYADGAGAVVIEKSNDEKGIKAHLSASFANEEKDYLFFGKSYNNSNCPNTKYIKMSGRKIYEFALTQVPQAMKKCLDDSPYEIQDISKIIIHQANEKIDEAIVNRFYRQFKMPVPENIMPMVIQKLGNSSVATVPILLKMILNGEVENHKINEGDVVIFASVGAGMNINTFIYQF
- the nhaA gene encoding Na+/H+ antiporter NhaA, with amino-acid sequence MPQKINLKVFKDFVQSSNFGGALLFICVILSLIVANSTLAETLQGILDTTIGYENKNIHLKYSISLWINDGLMAIFFLLVGLEIKREIVEGELSSPKKAILPILAAIGGAIVPALIYIFLNNGLDTSEGWGIPMATDIAFALAVISLLDKRVPTSLKIFLAALAIVDDLIAILVIAIFYSSGIHFDALAYAGIGMIVLIVMNRMKVQNPYLYLIPGVFIWYFVHHSGIHATIAGVLVALTLPTNETDVESPLEKLEHALVKPVNFLIIPIFAFANTNITIQSEMIEGLTSPLGLGIGLGLLIGKPIGIVTTSFICSKLGIGQLPLNSNLMHMVGVGLLAGIGFTMSIFISILSFSDPLHVEEAKLAVLLTSLLAGIIGFIVLKMAGNPNKDKI
- a CDS encoding TolC family protein, with translation MKHLLFPFALICAAPTIQAQTITLADLENQFIQNNSQLLASKFNIDKAQAEIIQEKLWPNPTLSISEVNLWKTYNIEQQPNLFGNYGKNQQISVELEQLIETAGKRKKRVALKQLEQQSAAFDYEEILRELRKDLRLAFHQLNRIQQEETQLKEMVVLYSQMSEQYQRQAQLKNIATADLYRIQTELMGLQKEQIELENERFEALNNLRILTHNPNLEVSQIQFQEIQSTQSQKLPINLLEIAQKQNVGLKRQENEEAKAQQVLALEKAQKTPDLRVQMNYDRGGNIMRDFIGVGISFDLPVFNTNKGNIKAAEIGIQQQQFNKQTLENNLTQSIHQLQNQLIRIEQMLENWPNAQRENQKQMVENYKKHLQNKQVTLLEFIDFTQAYREANQAYLQLQQTYQNTFEELQYIVGQDF